A genomic segment from Corylus avellana chromosome ca5, CavTom2PMs-1.0 encodes:
- the LOC132181841 gene encoding uncharacterized protein LOC132181841 has translation MMILSWNCRGLGNPRAVKALSRLVKQKRPSLVFLMETKLRQTKMEQIRCTLGYNGLFVVDSIGRSGGLALFWSEEINVEIQNFSQYHINGVIRDQPNHVPWKFTGFYGHPEMGKRHESWCLLKILARFSPLPWVCIGDFNEILFPSEKWGGNTRSRRLMWDFQQALEECDLTDLGFLGPKYTWNNGREEEDFIKERLDRGVANHEWRDLFPNAELRVEFALGSDHLPVFLCLKGEIGRRNKVPIFRYEASWALEEEYGAVQNRRNPLSTINRLKKELLNIQGNEGAASVLEAKKIMKELQLLTDQEDIRWSQRAKVTWLKNRDKNTRFYHECANARKRKNFIGEILDETGQEWNNTEKVEMAFVTYFSRLFSAGEQGDMEQCLQHLSLRVTREMNTDLLKEFSKDEISTALMQMGPLKAPSPDGFTTGFFQKHWSTMGDEVCNVVLDILNSGKMPDELNSTHIVLIPKVKNPSCVTEFRPISLCNVIYKLVSKVLANRLKRVLPLIISLTQSAFIPGRLISDNILAAYETLHTMHTGMKGKKGFMSVKLDMSKAYDRVEWSFLEAVMRRMGANIVQRSNLTNILRVYEVALGQKLNQDKTAIFFSNNTRPIDRDSVLELAGIPASQRYDTYLGLPALVGKSRTIAFRHIIDRVRKRLNDWKLKFLSQARKEILLKAVVQAIPTYCMSVFRLPKSLCSEINSLMQKFWWGHKEKDKRIAWMSWSRMGLSKKRGGMGFRDFTCFNTALLAKQCWRIWKVPDSFVAKILKAKYFQESSILEAPLGRKPSFAWQSIHSSCGLLREGLIWKVGCGEKIRIWHDRWIPQPHSFKVQSKPSILAPTATMKELLDDDTGGWNHNLVNQIFSPEEAQLILSLPLSGSRQEDALIWRGTAKGVFSVRNAYHIQKELDRVYQAESSCGGPSSAIWVKLWKLQIPNVEKNFLWRACNEILPTRANLYRRHIIENPKCLICELEDETVVHILWNCPSAADVWGARERVFQKSSLCGRTFFQLAEEMFARCDREEIIQFAGLARRIWLRRNEVVHGGQFTSPAEVIRATLSAILEYNAANVVGGILSNTQRSIRWEAPPVGWILANWDASINKQQGWWGMGMILRDSRGRMIAAKSSFRLGVLDPTVAEAIAALEAIWFCNRLGYDWIQFVGDAKVVVQAVLSDETDWSPTGHIIEAIKTEIRSFSHWQMLYVQREANHIAHVLAREASKQCMENEWFNDPPDCIKDLLVLEQDVPVILS, from the exons ATGATGATTCTtagttggaactgccgggggcttgggaacccccgaGCAGTTAAAGCCCTGAGCCGTTTGGTGAAGCAGAAGAGACCCAGTTTGGtgttccttatggaaaccaagctCCGTCAAACAAAAATGGAGCAAATCCGATGTACACTTGGTTATAATGGATTATTTGTTGTGGATAGTATTGGAAGGAGTGGGGGATTGGCGTTGTTTTGGAGTGAGGAGATTAATgtcgaaattcaaaattttagccAGTATCATATAAATGGTGTGATTCGAGACCAACCAAATCATGTGCCATGGAAATTCACCGGTTTCTATGGTCATCCCGAAATGGGCAAACGACATGAATCGTGGTGTTTGCTAAAAATCTTGGCACGATTTTCACCCTTACCTTGGGTATGTATTGGGGACTTTAATGAAATATTGTTCCCATCGGAGAAATGGGGTGGGAATACAAGGAGCAGGAGGCTGATGTGGGATTTCCAGCAGGCTTTGGAGGAATGCGACTTAACGGATTTAGGTTTCTTGGGGCCTAAATATACCTGGAACAATGGTAGGGAGGAGGAGGATTTTATAAAAGAACGGCTCGACAGAGGGGTAGCAAATCATGAATGGAGGGACCTATTTCCCAATGCTGAATTACGGGTGGAGTTTGCTTTGGGATCGGATCATCTACCTGTCTTTTTGTGTCTAAAAGGAGAAATTGGGAGGAGAAACAAGGTTCCAATTTTCAGATATGAAGCTAGTTGGGCTCTTGAAGAGGAGTATGGTGCAGTG CAGAACCGGCGTAATCCTCTAAGCACTATAAACCGACTCAAAAAGGAATTGTTGAATATTCAAGGGAATGAAGGGGCAGCTTCGGTTTTGGAGGCAAAGAAGATAATGAAGGAGCTACAACTTTTGACTGACCAAGAAGATATCAGATGGAGTCAAAGAGCAAAAGTCACGTGGCTTAAAAATAGGGACAAGAACACACGTTTCTATCATGAATGTGCTAATgcaagaaagaggaaaaatttTATAGGAGAAATCCTGGATGAAACGGGGCAGGAGTGGAATAATACAGAGAAGGTGGAAATGGCTTTTGTTACATATTTCTCTAGACTATTTTCTGCTGGAGAGCAAGGGGACATGGAGCAATGTCTCCAACATTTGAGCTTACGGGTTACAAGGGAGATGAACACAGATTTACTCAAAGAATTTTCAAAAGATGAAATAAGCACCGCATTGATGCAAATGGGTCCCCTCAAGGCCCCGAGCCCGGATGGTTTCACAACTGGTTTCTTCCAAAAACATTGGAGCACTATGGGGGACGAGGTATGCAACGTGGTTCTTGATATTCTCAATTCTGGAAAAATGCCTGATGAATTAAATTCGACTCATATTGTGCTAATTCCAAAAGTCAAAAACCCGTCGTGTGTGACGGAATTTCGACCAATAAGTTTATGCAATGTTATATATAAGTTGGTGTCTAAGGTGTTGGCTAATAGATTGAAGAGGGTCCTTCCCCTAATAATTTCCCTAACACAAAGTGCTTTCATCCCGGGTCGGCTGATTTCGGACAATATATTGGCCGCATATGAAACGCTTCATACTATGCACACCGGAATGAAGGGGAAAAAGGGCTTTATGTCGGTCAAGCTCGATATGAGCAAGGCCTATGACAGAGTCGAATGGAGCTTTTTGGAGGCGGTCATGAGGCGTATGGG GGCAAATATTGTACAACGGAGCAATTTGACAAATATTTTAAGAGTGTACGAAGTAGCTTTGGGACAAAAATTGAACCAAGATAAGACAGCAATATTTTTTAGCAACAATACCCGGCCTATTGACAGAGACTCGGTGTTGGAGCTTGCAGGAATTCCAGCTTCACAAAGATATGACACCTATTTGGGTCTCCCTGCTTTAGTTGGAAAGTCGAGAACAATAGCTTTTCGCCACATCATAGACCGAGTTAGGAAGCGATTAAACGATTGGAAACTAAAGTTCTTGTCCCAAGCTAGGAAAGAGATCCTTTTAAAGGCGGTCGTTCAAGCTATTCCGACTTATTGTATGAGTGTGTTCCGTCTTCCGAAATCCCTATGTTCGGAGATAAACTCACTtatgcaaaagttttggtgggggcacaaAGAGAAGGATAAAAGGattgcttggatgagttggagccGTATGGGTCTCTCAAAAAAGCGCGGGGGAATGGGTTTTCGAGACTTTACTTGCTTCAATACGGCCCTTTTGGCTAAGCAATGTTGGAGGATATGGAAAGTGCCGGATAGTTTTGTTGCAAAGATTTTGAAAGCCAAGTATTTTCAGGAGAGTTCGATTTTGGAAGCCCCGCTAGGAAGAAAACCGTCTTTTGCGTGGCAAAGCATACATAGTTCTTGCGGATTGCTTCGAGAAGGATTGATTTGGAAGGTGGGATGTGGTGAAAAAATTCGTATATGGCATGATAGGTGGATTCCTCAACCTCACTCTTTCAAGGTTCAATCGAAGCCGTCTATTCTAGCCCCTACAGCGACAATGAAGGAACTTTTGGACGATGATACAGGAGGGTGGAACCATAATCTGGTGAATCAGATTTTCTCACCAGAGGAGGCCCAACTTATACTCTCCTTACCACTCAGTGGATCACGACAAGAGGATGCTCTCATCTGGAGGGGTACAGCCAAGGGGGTATTCTCTGTTCGCAATGCTTACCATATTCAAAAAGAGTTGGACAGGGTGTATCAAGCTGAAAGTTCCTGTGGAGGTCCGTCTAGCGCCATTTGGGTTAAGCTGTGGAAGTTGCAAATCCCAAACGTGGAGAAAAACTTTCTTTGGAGGGCCTGTAATGAAATACTTCCGACTAGAGCCAACCTCTATAGGCGTCATATTATTGAGAACCCGAAGTGTCTGATCTGTGAATTAGAAGATGAAACGGTAGTACATATTCTCTGGAATTGTCCTTCAGCTGCAGACGTCTGGGGAGCAAGGGAAAGAGTTTTCCAGAAAAGTTCATTATGTGGTAGGACTTTTTTTCAACTAGCTGAGGAAATGTTTGCAAGGTGTGACCGAGAGGAAATAATTCAGTTTGCGGGCCTTGCCAGGCGAATATGGCTTCGGCGCAATGAAGTTGTCCATGGGGGCCAGTTCACTTCTCCAGCAGAGGTTATCAGGGCCACTTTGAGTGCTATTCTGGAATACAATGCTGCTAATGTGGTGGGTGGAATTCTATCCAATACGCAGAGATCTATAAGATGGGAGGCACCACCAGTGGGCTGGATATTGGCAAACTGGGATGCTTCGATCAACAAACAGCAAGGTTGGTGGGGAATGGGTATGATTCTAAGGGACTCTAGGGGTCGGATGATTGCAGCCAAGTCTTCTTTTCGGTTGGGAGTATTAGATCCCACAGTTGCTGAGGCCATAGCTGCTTTGGAGGCCATCTGGTTTTGCAACAGATTGGGCTATGATTGGATTCAATTTGTGGGTGATGCAAAGGTGGTGGTGCAGGCTGTGCTATCAGATGAAACGGATTGGAGTCCAACGGGCCATATTATTGAGGCGATTAAAACTGAAATTCGATCTTTCTCTCACTGGCAGATGCTTTACGTGCAAAGGGAAGCTAACCACATAGCTCACGTATTGGCAAGGGAGGCTTCAAAACAGTGCATGGAAAATGAGTGGTTCAATGACCCACCAGATTGTATTAAGGACCTTCTTGTCCTTGAGCAAGATGTACCTGTTATTTTGAGTTAA